From the Bdellovibrio reynosensis genome, one window contains:
- a CDS encoding HNH endonuclease, giving the protein MDSLSRLSNMELEVRLKDLVHKERKLLHVILEHIREFDARKLYLGKAYSSIYEYLTKELGYSGSAAMRRLEAARLLRDVPQVAELIQEGSLNLSQIGELSRSIKEKEKISGEKVCASQKQELIEVVIGKTTQETQHELARVLDLPLKEYDFQRMQKDESVRLEVTPSKAQYEKLLQCKDLAAHILLQGGGTASMTDVIEFLADQYLNEKFKPTKIKDKSQAISKDQSLIKTKDSKPAMITTDAVVDRKSVTPKLRGLILKRDKCCQFINYKTGRKCGSTFALQIDHKMPKWVGGMNSMSNLQVLCGEHNRYKYKTEKNLKSFGVN; this is encoded by the coding sequence ATGGATTCACTTTCACGATTATCAAATATGGAACTTGAAGTTCGTCTTAAGGATCTTGTTCATAAAGAGCGTAAGCTTTTGCATGTGATTCTTGAGCACATTCGTGAATTTGATGCTCGTAAGCTTTACCTTGGGAAAGCGTATTCTTCTATTTATGAGTATCTGACAAAAGAACTTGGCTATTCTGGTTCGGCTGCAATGCGCAGACTTGAAGCAGCTCGTTTGCTTCGTGATGTTCCTCAGGTTGCAGAGCTTATTCAGGAAGGGTCGTTGAATCTTTCGCAGATCGGTGAGTTGTCTCGTTCTATCAAAGAAAAAGAAAAAATTTCCGGCGAAAAAGTGTGCGCGTCGCAAAAGCAGGAATTAATAGAAGTAGTTATTGGCAAAACCACGCAAGAAACTCAGCATGAACTTGCTAGAGTTCTGGATTTGCCACTTAAAGAATATGATTTTCAGCGCATGCAAAAAGATGAGTCCGTCCGTTTGGAAGTTACGCCTTCTAAAGCACAATATGAAAAGCTTCTTCAATGTAAAGACCTTGCTGCTCATATTCTTTTGCAAGGAGGTGGAACTGCATCTATGACGGATGTAATTGAGTTCCTAGCTGATCAATACTTAAATGAAAAGTTCAAGCCGACTAAAATTAAAGATAAATCTCAGGCGATCTCAAAAGATCAGAGTTTAATTAAAACAAAAGATTCAAAACCAGCAATGATTACCACCGATGCGGTGGTGGATAGAAAATCAGTTACTCCGAAGCTTCGCGGTTTAATTTTAAAAAGGGATAAGTGTTGTCAGTTCATTAATTATAAAACCGGGAGGAAATGTGGAAGTACGTTTGCTCTGCAAATAGACCATAAAATGCCTAAGTGGGTTGGAGGCATGAACTCAATGTCTAATCTCCAGGTTCTATGCGGCGAGCATAATCGATACAAATATAAAACTGAGAAAAATTTAAAATCTTTCGGTGTAAATTAG
- the ybeY gene encoding rRNA maturation RNase YbeY gives MLQLQIVNEAKVPVPRKFIAGFCDAVVKELKKKKIFKSSAQELTLVFLEPKAAKKLNKEFRDKDYATDVLSFASMDPSSLGELVMCPAVLKRQSKEHGLTYQLELGYMLLHGILHLLGYDHETSEKDAAEMFGIQDAVFEKLVGK, from the coding sequence ATGTTGCAGCTGCAGATTGTGAATGAAGCAAAAGTTCCTGTGCCTCGTAAGTTTATTGCGGGGTTCTGTGATGCTGTGGTTAAGGAGCTGAAGAAGAAGAAGATCTTTAAGTCTTCGGCGCAAGAATTAACTTTGGTGTTCTTAGAACCCAAAGCTGCGAAGAAACTGAATAAAGAATTCCGTGATAAGGATTATGCCACTGACGTTTTGAGTTTTGCTTCAATGGATCCCAGCTCTTTAGGAGAGTTGGTGATGTGTCCGGCTGTGCTGAAACGCCAGTCAAAAGAACACGGACTTACTTATCAGCTGGAGCTTGGGTATATGCTCCTTCATGGGATCTTGCACTTACTTGGTTATGATCATGAAACGAGTGAGAAAGATGCCGCGGAGATGTTTGGAATTCAAGATGCGGTGTTTGAGAAGTTGGTAGGGAAGTAG